In the Paroedura picta isolate Pp20150507F chromosome 15, Ppicta_v3.0, whole genome shotgun sequence genome, one interval contains:
- the LOC143824826 gene encoding uncharacterized protein LOC143824826: MPGWNIIDQDGYGHLVAKLSVSLADPEAEVREKAREVIGQLLRLQQKEQGRSKKTISWEEDPERPWMESYAHLTAAAEVFGGPLSERQRLSFQEAALEDALSLDGRWVREGGRPLGPPLPPGPGQGPAGGGGDRRPSEQPLCHAL, encoded by the exons ATGCCCGGATGGAAC ATCATTGACCAAGATGGATACGGGCACTTGGTGGcaaagctgtccgtctccctggccgacccggaggcagaggtccgggagaaggccagggaggtaaTCGGGCAGCTTCTCAGActccagcagaaggagcagg GCCGGAGCAAGAAGACCAtttcctgggaggaggacccagagcgGCCGTGGatggagagctacgcccacctcaccGCAGCAGCCGAG GTGTTTGGAGGACCCCTCAGCGAGCGGCAGAGGCTCTCgttccaggaggccgctctggaggacgccctgagcctggacgggcggtgggtgagggagggagggaggcctcttggtcctcctctccctcctgggccaggccagggccctgctggaggaggaggag atcgaagaccttcggagcaacctctctgccatgcTCTATAA